The following are from one region of the Cloacibacterium normanense genome:
- a CDS encoding helix-turn-helix domain-containing protein produces MKRIHFILIFLCPFLLFSQSKKGFKIPDSLKNKSTQYIYNAYQDAYQIDNEQAEFYANVILSKGKKDNNKDLLYDGYYKIARIKNLKGENGHPYADSLIALVKNKTYKNYPSNAYIIKGILYNNEGKYKDALDQYSIALKYSPKDDQEFFYRIKLLIGILKTATEEYKEALPLFKEYHEYQIAKIGTRHEDKGAYIGSIFSLANIYAKCEQYGKSNELIALGIKECKKYKIYSQYNYLIMLKGINNYYLKNLPLSLRYLQSAERLLRKNKDYSNLSILYYFIGKVKHESHQEDEAIRYLIQSDSISYAIQDYNPVSRDGYEIIIDYYKKKGDIKNQLKYINQLIYADSAIAKTQKNLSKEIFKKYDTALLIKEKEGLIKTLNNRNSIYIWFILFLIICSGLFIYIIIENRKKIKKYEKHAKELLEKIDHRKIIITENEPFNAPKQDEEENKNHISSHPKFQNIIQKIEIFEKNHSFLRKNITLDSLSKEFDTNRDYLSKLINELKGKNFTQYLNELRINYIVSELKTNEKMRKYTIAAISEEIGFNNSETFTNAFKKITGTLPSYYIKLLNEER; encoded by the coding sequence ATGAAAAGAATTCATTTCATTTTAATTTTTCTCTGTCCTTTTTTATTATTCTCTCAAAGTAAAAAAGGATTTAAAATACCCGATTCATTAAAGAATAAAAGTACTCAGTATATATACAATGCTTATCAAGATGCATATCAAATAGATAATGAACAAGCTGAATTCTATGCGAATGTAATTCTCTCCAAAGGAAAAAAAGACAACAATAAAGATTTGCTCTATGATGGGTATTATAAAATTGCCAGAATAAAAAATCTAAAGGGAGAAAACGGACATCCCTATGCAGACTCACTCATTGCCCTGGTAAAAAATAAAACTTATAAAAATTATCCTTCTAATGCATACATTATTAAAGGGATATTATACAACAATGAGGGGAAGTATAAGGACGCTTTAGATCAATATTCAATAGCTTTAAAATACAGTCCAAAAGACGATCAAGAATTTTTCTACCGTATAAAATTACTAATAGGCATACTGAAAACTGCAACTGAAGAATATAAAGAAGCTTTACCCCTTTTCAAAGAATACCATGAGTATCAGATAGCTAAAATAGGCACTCGCCATGAAGATAAAGGAGCATACATCGGTTCTATTTTTTCACTCGCCAATATTTATGCTAAATGTGAGCAATATGGAAAAAGCAATGAACTTATAGCATTAGGAATAAAGGAATGTAAAAAGTACAAAATCTACTCCCAATACAATTACCTCATCATGCTGAAAGGCATCAATAATTACTATTTAAAAAACTTGCCTTTGTCATTACGCTACTTACAATCTGCTGAAAGATTATTAAGAAAAAATAAAGATTACTCTAATCTCTCCATTTTATACTATTTTATTGGCAAAGTGAAACATGAATCTCATCAGGAAGATGAGGCTATCCGTTATCTTATTCAATCTGATTCCATCTCTTATGCCATACAAGATTACAATCCTGTAAGCAGAGATGGATATGAAATTATTATCGATTATTATAAGAAAAAAGGAGATATCAAAAATCAATTAAAATATATTAATCAACTTATCTATGCCGACAGCGCTATTGCAAAGACACAAAAAAATCTTTCCAAAGAAATTTTCAAAAAGTATGATACTGCTTTGCTGATAAAGGAAAAAGAAGGACTCATAAAAACTCTGAATAACCGAAATTCAATTTATATATGGTTCATTTTATTTTTAATTATTTGTTCAGGTCTTTTTATCTATATCATCATTGAAAATAGAAAAAAAATCAAAAAATATGAGAAGCATGCAAAGGAGTTGCTTGAAAAAATTGACCACAGAAAAATAATCATTACAGAAAATGAACCCTTCAATGCGCCTAAACAAGATGAAGAGGAGAACAAAAACCATATATCCTCTCACCCTAAATTCCAAAATATCATCCAAAAAATAGAAATTTTCGAAAAAAATCATTCTTTTTTAAGAAAAAACATCACGTTAGATTCACTATCTAAAGAGTTTGATACGAACAGAGATTATCTGTCTAAGTTAATCAATGAATTAAAAGGGAAAAATTTCACTCAATACTTAAATGAACTCAGAATAAACTACATTGTTTCAGAGCTTAAAACGAACGAAAAAATGAGAAAGTATACCATAGCTGCTATCTCTGAGGAAATTGGGTTCAATAATTCTGAAACTTTCACCAATGCTTTTAAAAAGATTACAGGAACATTGCCTTCTTATTACATAAAACTTTTAAATGAGGAACGCTAG
- a CDS encoding SOS response-associated peptidase, giving the protein MCNYVRIKSTPRELEQAYQAEYIGDDYTRDDKINGFANPKLPVILDHDTDHIVAAQWGFLPTWAKDSEFAKKTLNARMEEVHQKPTYKNYTNNRCLILVNAFHEWKWLDDKGKRKDNYLIKIKDQEIFAIGGLYNIWVNPATDEEILTCTIGTTEANPLMAEIHNTKHRMPILLNNQIEYRWLDDIPVEDFLYPNYNPELSAQNLTNLEVNSLF; this is encoded by the coding sequence ATGTGCAACTACGTTAGAATAAAATCCACCCCTAGAGAACTTGAACAAGCCTATCAAGCGGAATACATTGGAGACGATTACACCAGAGACGACAAAATCAACGGTTTTGCCAATCCAAAATTACCAGTGATTTTAGACCACGATACAGACCATATCGTTGCAGCGCAGTGGGGTTTCCTCCCAACTTGGGCTAAGGATAGCGAATTCGCTAAGAAAACCCTCAATGCAAGAATGGAAGAAGTGCACCAGAAGCCAACCTATAAAAACTACACCAATAACCGTTGCCTAATTTTAGTCAATGCTTTCCACGAATGGAAATGGTTGGACGACAAAGGAAAAAGAAAAGACAACTACCTCATCAAAATTAAAGACCAGGAAATCTTTGCTATTGGTGGACTGTACAACATCTGGGTAAACCCAGCTACAGATGAAGAAATCCTTACCTGCACCATAGGAACCACGGAAGCCAATCCACTCATGGCAGAAATCCACAACACCAAACACAGAATGCCAATTCTATTAAACAACCAAATCGAATACCGTTGGCTAGATGATATCCCAGTAGAAGACTTTCTCTACCCAAACTACAATCCAGAACTTTCCGCTCAAAACCTCACTAATCTTGAAGTCAATTCCTTATTTTAA